In Desulfomicrobium apsheronum, one genomic interval encodes:
- a CDS encoding Fic family protein produces MPTFRHYDLSLLNPAFDSPLVDVLTELEHLRRLHLVGTTPAPMFFQLKHVFHMLESLGSARIEGNHTTLADYVESKLEGSQELPPDQLREMGNIEAAMAYIEESVQQGHLLTEHFIRELHAITVGSLEREGDATPGAYRRQQVTIARSEHLPPEFLLVPQYMQELVAFINENHPPKYDLIKVALAHHRFGWIHPFGNGNGRVVRLLTYSLLIKYGFNVQAGGRVLNPTAVFCNDRDRYYAMLEKADAGTQAGLETWCIYVLRGILDELRKVDRLTDFTYLADNILLPAIAFARERELITMAEARILQVGAQTGIAKASDLSPAMPGMTSAQRTYQIRKLVERKMLLPIKEGARQYTLGFSNSFLLRGIIRALSEEGFIPPTLNRPA; encoded by the coding sequence ATGCCTACATTTCGCCATTATGATTTGAGCCTGCTCAACCCGGCGTTTGATTCCCCGCTGGTAGATGTGCTGACGGAGCTGGAACACCTGCGCCGTCTTCACTTAGTCGGCACCACGCCTGCGCCGATGTTTTTTCAGCTCAAGCATGTCTTCCACATGCTCGAAAGTCTGGGTTCGGCCCGCATCGAAGGCAATCACACCACCCTGGCCGATTACGTGGAAAGCAAGCTGGAAGGTTCCCAGGAACTTCCGCCCGATCAGCTGCGAGAAATGGGCAACATCGAGGCCGCCATGGCCTACATCGAAGAAAGCGTCCAACAGGGCCATCTGCTGACGGAACATTTCATCCGCGAACTGCATGCCATCACGGTCGGCAGTCTGGAACGCGAGGGCGACGCCACTCCCGGTGCATACCGCCGTCAACAGGTCACAATCGCACGGTCGGAACATCTGCCTCCAGAGTTCCTGCTGGTGCCGCAGTACATGCAGGAACTGGTGGCCTTCATCAACGAGAATCATCCACCCAAATACGATCTGATCAAGGTGGCGCTGGCCCATCATCGTTTCGGCTGGATACACCCCTTTGGCAATGGCAACGGACGTGTGGTGCGCCTGCTGACGTACTCGCTGCTGATCAAATACGGCTTCAACGTCCAGGCCGGAGGGCGGGTACTTAATCCCACGGCTGTGTTCTGCAATGACCGCGACCGCTATTACGCCATGCTGGAAAAAGCCGATGCCGGGACTCAGGCCGGTCTGGAAACGTGGTGCATCTATGTGCTGCGGGGCATTCTGGATGAATTGCGCAAGGTGGATCGGCTGACTGATTTCACCTATCTGGCCGATAACATACTGCTGCCCGCCATTGCCTTCGCCCGGGAACGCGAACTGATCACCATGGCCGAAGCGCGTATTCTTCAGGTTGGAGCGCAAACGGGCATCGCCAAGGCTTCCGACCTGAGCCCGGCCATGCCGGGCATGACATCGGCACAACGCACATATCAGATCAGGAAGCTGGTCGAGCGCAAAATGCTGCTGCCGATCAAGGAAGGTGCACGACAGTACACGCTGGGCTTCAGCAACAGTTTTCTGTTGCGCGGCATCATCCGCGCGCTGTCCGAGGAAGGTTTCATCCCGCCAACACTCAACCGACCCGCATAA
- a CDS encoding tetratricopeptide repeat protein → MGTYVAASAPGQDTYGATIFDYALSGGKFAALTDDTVFVELIKSVLYHSMGLSKKSFHHFTRLDDLFELLHEDRDAKFIICLERRAAEADMSQVMERIMRLCPGAGLIVLTQEVDQYTTALLVEQGAHNIITKPISVASFSEKLAFTIAPQGKLSKLIEKGKKLLEAGGWGEALLVAEDILQQKPDSAVGFMIKGDAYLGLDMTSRAEEMYQRAVKSAELYLAPLKRLAALYEQAGDAAKQLECLRRLNEISPLNTQRILHIGELEIARGNTAVAEEMFRNVMQLAQREAAEFLSNLSSRIADICANRDPDMAIHYSKKALDLRGDNITAADIATVTILGISLRKQGKWREAIAEYLRVLAVVPGSATLLYNMAMAYSEGAETNKALKAVEKALKLDPALPSSGKNVAFNIGTIFQKAGRNGTDFFKKAYELDPNDKMLWSALKRSQALHDNT, encoded by the coding sequence ATGGGTACATACGTTGCTGCTTCTGCGCCGGGTCAGGATACCTACGGAGCCACGATCTTCGATTACGCCCTGTCCGGGGGGAAATTCGCGGCCTTGACCGATGACACGGTCTTTGTGGAGCTGATCAAGTCGGTCCTCTATCACAGCATGGGCTTGTCGAAAAAATCCTTCCATCATTTCACCCGACTGGACGATCTCTTCGAGCTTCTGCACGAGGACAGGGACGCCAAATTCATCATCTGCCTCGAACGCCGCGCGGCGGAGGCGGATATGTCCCAGGTCATGGAGCGCATCATGCGGCTGTGTCCCGGCGCGGGCCTCATCGTTCTGACCCAGGAAGTGGACCAGTACACCACCGCGCTTCTGGTCGAGCAGGGCGCGCACAACATCATCACCAAGCCCATTTCCGTCGCCTCCTTCAGCGAGAAGCTGGCCTTCACCATCGCCCCCCAGGGCAAACTCAGCAAGCTCATCGAAAAGGGCAAGAAGTTGCTCGAAGCTGGCGGCTGGGGCGAGGCCCTGCTTGTGGCCGAGGACATTCTGCAGCAGAAGCCGGACAGCGCGGTGGGGTTCATGATCAAGGGCGACGCCTATCTGGGCCTCGACATGACCTCCCGGGCCGAAGAGATGTACCAGCGGGCCGTGAAGAGCGCCGAGCTCTACCTGGCTCCGCTCAAGCGTCTGGCCGCCCTCTACGAGCAGGCTGGAGACGCCGCGAAGCAGCTTGAATGCCTGCGCCGCCTGAACGAGATCAGCCCGCTCAACACGCAGCGCATCCTGCACATCGGAGAACTCGAGATCGCACGCGGCAATACCGCCGTGGCCGAGGAGATGTTCCGCAACGTGATGCAGCTCGCGCAGCGCGAGGCCGCCGAGTTCCTGTCCAACCTGTCGAGCAGGATCGCCGACATCTGCGCCAACCGCGATCCGGACATGGCCATCCACTATTCAAAAAAGGCCCTGGATTTGCGGGGTGACAACATCACGGCGGCGGACATCGCCACCGTGACCATCCTTGGCATATCCCTGCGCAAACAGGGCAAATGGCGCGAAGCCATCGCCGAGTACCTGCGCGTGCTGGCCGTCGTGCCCGGCAGTGCGACCCTGCTTTACAACATGGCCATGGCCTACAGCGAAGGCGCCGAGACGAACAAGGCGCTCAAGGCGGTGGAGAAAGCCCTGAAGCTTGATCCCGCATTGCCTTCTTCGGGCAAGAACGTGGCCTTCAACATCGGCACCATCTTTCAGAAAGCGGGTCGGAACGGGACGGATTTTTTCAAGAAAGCCTACGAACTGGACCCCAACGACAAGATGCTCTGGTCCGCGCTGAAGCGGTCCCAGGCGCTGCACGATAACACCTGA